In a single window of the Leptospira sanjuanensis genome:
- a CDS encoding SRPBCC family protein has translation MNLRSFLIPVVISVLYAIAVQYCFRIESLKDLGLGMTYGGIFILPFLIGLISCYSAEKSKSRTVLFHIFFPWLPTIVSMLFALLVNIEGMICLTMGLPIYLVLSSLGGIAVAIWFYIFPENRTNLLAVFSLLSLPLVTGYFETFWDLPNEIRIVETKITIESTPEKIWKNIVRIPELEKTEEGFFYSMGFPRPVEATLSHEGIGGIREARFEKGLVFYETITEWKPERRLKFEIQADPNLTPLTTLDPHVVPGGIYFDALQGEYELEYNENLKYPGKKNVVLHLRSKYRLSTHFNFYASLWGDFLMRDIQNSILRILKRRMEGK, from the coding sequence ATGAATCTACGTTCTTTTTTGATTCCTGTTGTGATTTCCGTTTTGTATGCGATCGCGGTGCAGTATTGTTTTCGAATCGAATCCCTAAAGGACCTCGGGCTCGGAATGACTTACGGAGGAATTTTTATTCTTCCCTTTTTGATCGGATTGATTTCGTGCTACAGCGCCGAAAAATCGAAGTCCCGAACCGTGCTTTTTCATATATTCTTTCCTTGGTTGCCGACGATCGTTTCCATGCTTTTCGCGCTTTTGGTGAATATCGAAGGAATGATTTGTCTCACCATGGGTCTTCCGATTTATCTCGTCTTATCGAGTTTAGGCGGAATAGCGGTCGCGATTTGGTTTTATATTTTTCCCGAGAATCGAACGAATCTACTAGCCGTGTTCTCACTTCTTTCGCTTCCGCTTGTTACCGGATATTTCGAAACCTTTTGGGATTTGCCGAATGAAATTCGTATTGTGGAAACGAAGATTACGATCGAATCGACACCGGAAAAAATTTGGAAGAACATCGTTCGCATTCCGGAACTGGAAAAAACCGAGGAAGGATTTTTTTATTCAATGGGATTTCCAAGACCGGTGGAAGCTACTCTTTCTCACGAAGGAATCGGAGGAATTCGAGAGGCGAGGTTTGAGAAGGGATTGGTCTTTTACGAAACGATCACCGAATGGAAACCGGAGCGTAGGTTGAAGTTCGAAATCCAAGCGGATCCGAATCTGACTCCTCTGACAACCTTGGATCCTCACGTCGTTCCCGGCGGAATTTATTTCGACGCGTTGCAAGGGGAATACGAATTGGAATATAATGAAAACTTGAAGTATCCTGGAAAGAAAAACGTCGTTCTTCATTTGAGAAGCAAATACCGTCTATCGACTCACTTTAATTTTTATGCTTCTCTCTGGGGCGATTTTTTGATGAGGGACATTCAGAATTCTATATTAAGAATTTTGAAACGGAGAATGGAAGGGAAATGA
- a CDS encoding alpha/beta hydrolase: MKNFRFPPRSFFKTIPFYALLFLSCSSLFYQPTQERYWNPDAFGFSYKEEDFHTIDGETLKLWRIGPKYDKPKGVVLQFHGNGENRTSHFISLVWLVNQGYELVAFDYRGYLDSTGAAEREKIHEDSIALIRKELEFSKLRNLPLIVYGQSLGGAIAARAVSEIENKSGILLLVLDGSFASYRQVFRGVLKNVFFAPIDLIFAIFMDDDLSPGETLHKISPVPILIVHGTADPIVPYENGLELFRLAKDPKWFWEVRGGGHVDWMALGNSKESKNFLIFLDSLVRNFNP; this comes from the coding sequence ATGAAGAATTTCAGGTTTCCGCCGCGTTCTTTTTTTAAAACGATTCCGTTTTACGCACTTCTTTTCCTATCCTGTTCTTCCTTGTTTTATCAACCCACGCAGGAACGATATTGGAATCCGGACGCATTCGGTTTTTCTTATAAAGAAGAGGACTTTCATACGATCGACGGTGAAACGCTCAAGCTCTGGAGAATCGGCCCGAAATACGACAAACCGAAAGGTGTCGTTCTACAATTTCACGGAAACGGAGAGAATCGAACGAGTCACTTTATCAGTCTCGTTTGGCTCGTAAACCAAGGATACGAGCTCGTCGCCTTCGATTACAGGGGATATTTGGATTCGACCGGTGCGGCGGAACGCGAAAAAATCCACGAGGATTCGATCGCTCTCATTCGTAAAGAATTAGAATTTTCTAAATTACGAAATCTTCCCCTCATCGTTTACGGACAAAGTTTGGGAGGCGCGATCGCGGCTCGGGCGGTATCCGAAATCGAAAACAAATCCGGAATTCTTCTTTTGGTTTTGGACGGAAGTTTTGCAAGTTACCGTCAGGTGTTTCGAGGAGTTCTAAAAAACGTATTCTTCGCTCCGATCGATCTGATCTTCGCAATCTTTATGGACGACGACTTAAGTCCGGGGGAAACGTTGCATAAAATTTCACCCGTTCCCATTTTGATCGTTCACGGAACGGCAGACCCGATCGTTCCATACGAAAACGGTTTGGAATTGTTTCGACTCGCAAAAGATCCGAAATGGTTTTGGGAAGTTCGGGGCGGCGGCCACGTGGATTGGATGGCATTGGGGAACTCGAAAGAATCTAAGAATTTTCTAATATTCTTGGATTCTCTCGTTCGGAATTTCAATCCGTAG
- a CDS encoding DUF3015 family protein, giving the protein MKKRISWILLTLSCAALLSPLSAKDYHVAGCGLGSLIFKENKMLHQILALTTNVTGFQTIGITIGTSNCKTDGLVKTEKVQEVFVAVNYSSLEQEMVSGKGEKLDALSSLLGCPSEMNERFSTLTQNRYSKLFVPNGTPATLLDGVKNEIRQDEVLASACKI; this is encoded by the coding sequence GTGAAAAAAAGAATCTCCTGGATCCTTCTGACACTATCTTGCGCTGCTTTGCTGAGTCCTCTCTCGGCCAAAGATTATCACGTCGCAGGTTGCGGATTAGGTTCCTTAATTTTTAAAGAGAATAAAATGTTACATCAGATTCTCGCGTTGACTACGAATGTAACCGGATTTCAAACGATCGGTATTACGATCGGAACTTCCAATTGTAAAACGGACGGACTTGTGAAAACGGAAAAAGTTCAAGAAGTATTCGTAGCGGTTAATTATTCTTCCTTGGAACAAGAAATGGTAAGCGGGAAAGGGGAGAAGTTAGACGCTCTTTCATCGCTCCTCGGTTGCCCGTCCGAGATGAACGAAAGATTTTCAACGCTGACGCAGAATCGATATTCGAAGTTATTCGTGCCGAACGGAACTCCGGCAACTCTTCTTGACGGAGTCAAAAACGAAATTCGACAGGACGAAGTGTTAGCTTCGGCTTGCAAGATCTAA
- a CDS encoding sodium-translocating pyrophosphatase, protein MNSVTIIIAMSILAIVTAVVYTLKVVRIQVGAAGGNEKETKKLLEISSAISEGAMAFLVREYKVISLFIAFMAVLIVLLLDNPITEGFNDGVHTAIAFVSGALISCLSGFIGMKIATAGNVRTAEAAKTSMAKAFRVAFDSGAVMGFGLVGLAILGMIVLFLVFTGLHPTVEKHFLMESLAGFGLGGSAVALFGRVGGGIYTKAADVGADLVGKVEKGIPEDDPRNPATIADNVGDNVGDVAGMGADLFGSCAEATCAALVIGATASALSGSVDALLYPLLISAFGIPASLLTSFLARVKEGGNVESALKVQLWVSTLLVAGIMYFVTNTFMVDSFEIAGKTITKWDVYISMIVGLFSGMFIGIVTEYYTSHSYKPVREVAEASNTGAATNIIYGLSLGYHSSVIPVILLVITIVTANLLAGMYGIAIAALGMISTIAVGLTIDAYGPVADNAGGIAEMAELGKEVRDRTDTLDAAGNTTAAIGKGFAIGSAALTSLALFAAFITRTHTTSLEVLNAEVFGGLMFGAMLPFLFTAMTMKSVGKAAVDMVEEVRKQFREIPGIMEGKNKPDYKRCVDISTTAALREMILPGLLVLLTPILVGYLFGVKTLAGVLAGALVAGVVLAISAANSGGGWDNAKKYIEKKAGGKGSDQHKAAVVGDTVGDPFKDTSGPSINILIKLMAITSLVFAEFFVQQGGLLMRLFHH, encoded by the coding sequence ATGAATTCAGTTACGATTATTATCGCCATGTCTATTTTGGCGATCGTTACTGCGGTTGTGTATACCCTGAAGGTCGTCCGTATCCAAGTCGGCGCCGCAGGCGGTAACGAAAAAGAAACGAAAAAACTTTTAGAAATTTCCTCCGCCATCTCCGAAGGCGCAATGGCCTTCCTCGTTCGGGAATACAAAGTCATTTCCCTATTCATCGCTTTTATGGCGGTTTTGATCGTCCTTCTTTTGGACAATCCGATCACAGAAGGCTTTAACGACGGAGTTCATACCGCAATCGCGTTTGTTTCCGGGGCTTTGATCTCCTGTCTTTCCGGTTTTATCGGGATGAAAATCGCCACCGCAGGAAACGTTAGAACTGCGGAAGCGGCTAAAACTTCTATGGCGAAAGCCTTCCGAGTTGCGTTCGACTCCGGTGCGGTGATGGGATTCGGTCTGGTGGGTCTTGCGATCCTCGGGATGATCGTTCTTTTCCTCGTTTTTACGGGATTACATCCAACCGTTGAAAAACATTTTCTTATGGAATCCTTAGCCGGTTTCGGTTTAGGCGGTTCCGCTGTGGCTCTTTTCGGTCGAGTAGGCGGCGGGATTTACACAAAGGCCGCGGACGTCGGAGCGGACTTAGTAGGAAAGGTGGAGAAGGGAATTCCGGAAGACGATCCGAGAAACCCGGCAACGATTGCGGATAACGTGGGAGACAACGTGGGAGACGTTGCCGGAATGGGAGCCGACTTATTCGGTTCTTGTGCGGAAGCGACTTGTGCGGCTCTTGTGATCGGTGCGACGGCTTCGGCTCTTTCCGGTTCCGTGGACGCGCTTTTGTATCCTCTTTTAATCTCCGCATTCGGAATTCCCGCTTCTCTTTTGACGAGTTTTCTCGCAAGAGTGAAGGAAGGCGGAAACGTAGAATCGGCTCTGAAAGTTCAGCTCTGGGTTTCCACGCTTCTCGTTGCGGGAATCATGTATTTCGTAACGAACACGTTCATGGTGGATTCTTTTGAAATCGCAGGAAAGACGATCACGAAATGGGACGTTTATATCTCCATGATCGTGGGACTTTTTTCCGGAATGTTCATCGGAATCGTAACCGAGTATTATACTTCTCATTCTTACAAACCCGTAAGAGAAGTTGCGGAAGCATCGAACACCGGTGCGGCGACCAACATCATCTACGGACTTTCTCTCGGATATCATTCTTCCGTGATTCCCGTGATCCTGCTCGTGATCACCATCGTTACCGCGAACCTTCTTGCGGGAATGTATGGAATCGCGATCGCGGCTCTGGGAATGATTTCCACGATCGCTGTCGGATTGACCATCGACGCATACGGTCCTGTTGCCGATAACGCGGGCGGGATCGCTGAGATGGCGGAACTCGGAAAAGAAGTTCGCGACAGAACCGATACGCTGGATGCGGCGGGAAATACGACTGCGGCGATCGGAAAAGGATTCGCGATCGGTTCCGCAGCGCTGACTTCTCTTGCGCTCTTTGCTGCGTTTATCACGAGAACTCATACCACAAGTCTCGAAGTTCTGAACGCGGAAGTGTTCGGAGGATTGATGTTCGGAGCGATGTTGCCGTTCCTCTTTACCGCGATGACGATGAAGTCCGTAGGTAAGGCTGCAGTCGACATGGTGGAAGAAGTTCGTAAACAGTTCCGCGAAATACCGGGCATTATGGAAGGAAAGAACAAGCCGGATTACAAACGTTGTGTCGATATTTCCACGACCGCGGCTCTGCGCGAAATGATTCTTCCGGGACTACTCGTTCTTTTGACTCCGATTCTTGTTGGATATCTTTTCGGAGTAAAAACTCTTGCGGGTGTTCTTGCGGGTGCGCTCGTTGCGGGAGTTGTTCTCGCGATCTCCGCGGCGAACTCTGGCGGGGGATGGGACAACGCGAAGAAATACATCGAGAAAAAAGCCGGTGGAAAAGGTTCCGATCAACACAAGGCCGCCGTGGTAGGCGATACCGTTGGGGATCCGTTCAAGGATACTTCCGGGCCTTCGATCAACATCCTCATCAAATTGATGGCGATCACAAGCCTCGTGTTTGCGGAATTTTTCGTTCAACAAGGCGGACTTTTGATGAGATTGTTTCACCATTAA
- a CDS encoding ABC transporter permease — protein MSISSIKTYFKLALSSIQSHMEYKASFWIYLVTLLVYYSAQAGTIFILLSRFSSIGGWSRGEIAFLYSLLIFAQGIVASVFSGMVEFGSLVRDGSYDRYLLRPLSPIGQVLMNHFDITGLLHLVLGILTFLVANQFTNIEWTFWKVCMLFLSVFGSAMILAGIRIAIASIAFYAVQNYSLVHLFIFSSREFMMYPMNIYNVSIRILLTFLLPLGFVNFYPAHYFLAKNSESLFHPLFIYLNFPVGFLLFFGSLFIWKKGQRRYESTGT, from the coding sequence ATGTCTATCTCGTCGATCAAAACGTATTTCAAACTCGCGCTTTCCTCCATTCAATCCCACATGGAATATAAGGCGAGTTTTTGGATTTATCTCGTAACATTACTCGTATATTATTCCGCGCAGGCGGGAACGATTTTCATACTTCTTTCCCGATTTTCCTCGATCGGCGGATGGAGTCGGGGTGAAATCGCGTTTTTATACAGTTTACTCATCTTCGCGCAGGGAATCGTAGCCTCGGTTTTTTCAGGAATGGTGGAGTTCGGTTCTTTGGTTCGGGACGGGAGTTACGATCGTTATCTGCTTCGTCCCTTGTCTCCGATCGGTCAGGTGCTGATGAATCACTTCGATATCACCGGGCTTTTACACCTCGTTTTGGGAATTCTAACGTTTCTCGTCGCGAATCAGTTTACGAATATTGAATGGACTTTTTGGAAAGTTTGTATGTTGTTTCTTTCGGTCTTCGGAAGCGCGATGATTTTGGCGGGCATTCGGATCGCGATCGCTTCGATCGCGTTTTATGCGGTCCAGAACTATTCTCTGGTGCATCTATTCATCTTTTCGAGCAGAGAGTTCATGATGTATCCGATGAACATCTACAACGTTTCGATTCGGATTCTTCTTACTTTTTTGTTGCCTCTCGGTTTCGTGAACTTTTATCCGGCTCACTATTTTTTAGCGAAAAATTCCGAATCTCTATTTCATCCTTTGTTTATATACTTGAATTTTCCCGTGGGCTTCCTTTTATTCTTCGGATCCTTGTTTATCTGGAAGAAGGGACAGCGCCGTTACGAATCCACCGGAACCTGA
- a CDS encoding tetratricopeptide repeat protein, with protein MFFFNVPMFKKMGRILPDRLPGKLLSTCFFFLLCTGYSTLYGNSTFSYGELLRQAREELGRLRYDEALQKLEIANSLGNKKTAAYYEIEGRAWIGKGDLTTAMESFEKSLAIEPDNSVLWTKIVSGYEELKKPAKAYHFARLSLSQNQENPILRFKILVLSSRLGNLEYYKETLRWIEANNPYQNDLSAIEAEVTVSYETGKIDESIVKCKKFLLYFPENRFLHRILLLCLKKKKSAGLEQALLDRAAIFRNEPIFAYESALEFLQNRRFVESLSMSRRAYYLTLKKNGQPSKEILYPLHRIYRQQGSVIDVQAIEILQEIVENGKEGNETFLDAKLKQTGFNRELLLYALFQLRKNPSETSEQRSNEWKSFFAKLRKQQEEEDLSNIISPFTYDTEESDFLSER; from the coding sequence TTGTTTTTTTTCAATGTTCCGATGTTTAAAAAGATGGGAAGAATTCTACCCGACAGACTGCCTGGGAAACTACTATCCACTTGTTTCTTTTTTTTACTTTGCACAGGTTATTCAACGCTCTATGGGAATTCAACCTTTTCTTACGGGGAGTTGCTCCGCCAGGCCAGGGAAGAATTGGGCCGCCTCCGCTACGATGAAGCCCTGCAGAAACTCGAAATCGCGAATTCTCTTGGAAACAAAAAAACGGCCGCCTATTACGAGATCGAAGGAAGAGCCTGGATCGGAAAAGGAGATCTCACAACGGCGATGGAGAGTTTTGAAAAGAGCCTCGCCATCGAACCGGACAATTCGGTCCTTTGGACCAAAATCGTAAGCGGTTATGAAGAATTAAAAAAGCCCGCAAAAGCCTATCATTTCGCAAGACTCAGTCTTTCTCAAAATCAGGAAAATCCGATTCTTCGATTTAAGATTCTCGTGTTGAGCTCGAGATTGGGAAATTTAGAATATTACAAAGAAACGTTGCGTTGGATCGAGGCAAACAATCCGTATCAGAACGATTTGTCCGCGATCGAAGCCGAAGTGACCGTTTCGTACGAAACCGGAAAAATCGACGAAAGCATCGTAAAATGCAAAAAATTCCTCCTCTACTTTCCCGAAAATCGATTCTTGCACAGAATTCTTCTTTTATGCTTGAAGAAAAAAAAATCGGCCGGGCTCGAACAAGCGCTCTTGGATCGTGCGGCGATCTTTCGAAACGAACCGATCTTCGCATACGAATCCGCGCTTGAATTTTTGCAGAACCGAAGATTCGTGGAATCGCTTTCGATGTCCAGACGAGCCTACTATCTAACTTTGAAAAAGAACGGACAACCTTCCAAAGAGATTCTGTATCCACTTCATAGAATTTACAGACAACAGGGATCGGTCATAGACGTACAGGCGATCGAAATTCTTCAAGAAATCGTGGAAAACGGAAAAGAAGGAAACGAAACGTTCCTCGACGCCAAACTCAAACAAACCGGATTCAACCGCGAACTCCTGTTATACGCTCTTTTTCAACTGCGGAAAAATCCGAGCGAAACTTCCGAACAAAGATCGAACGAATGGAAATCCTTCTTCGCAAAACTCCGAAAGCAACAAGAGGAAGAAGACTTATCCAATATCATATCGCCGTTCACATACGATACGGAAGAATCCGATTTTTTATCCGAACGTTAA
- a CDS encoding TRL-like family protein, translating to MTTIVRILFCLFLSTVFVQCASGPVGGLLFTHNLYPGEINPTNEVRQDATAEGCIHNILGVLSFGDAGAGSVAKKNGIRRIAIVDYSVLHILAFVYRNHCVIVTGEKE from the coding sequence ATGACAACGATCGTAAGAATCCTTTTTTGTCTTTTCCTTTCCACCGTTTTCGTTCAATGCGCTTCCGGACCCGTGGGCGGGTTGTTATTCACGCACAACTTATATCCGGGAGAAATCAATCCGACGAACGAAGTGCGACAAGACGCTACCGCGGAAGGATGCATTCATAACATTCTCGGCGTGCTCAGCTTCGGGGACGCCGGTGCGGGCTCCGTCGCCAAAAAGAACGGAATACGGAGAATCGCGATCGTCGATTACAGCGTTCTTCACATTCTCGCGTTCGTTTATAGAAACCACTGCGTGATCGTAACGGGAGAAAAAGAATGA
- a CDS encoding DUF3015 family protein, with the protein MKPNRKIILILLAILSLSYAKKADAYGAAGCGLGSVVITENKVVHQVIAATVNGLFSGNQLFGITTGTLNCKTDGVTQKEKEQEIFVHLNYDSLMLESAQGKGEKLEAFASLMECKDTKALADLTRKNHSSLFANADPSDFLVKIKLEMSKDTILSKSCKI; encoded by the coding sequence ATGAAACCGAATCGGAAAATCATATTAATTCTTCTTGCCATCCTTTCCCTCTCCTACGCAAAAAAAGCGGATGCGTACGGCGCCGCCGGATGCGGGTTAGGATCGGTCGTTATCACCGAAAATAAGGTGGTTCACCAGGTGATCGCAGCGACGGTAAACGGGTTATTCTCCGGAAATCAGCTTTTCGGAATCACCACCGGAACTTTGAACTGCAAAACCGACGGCGTAACCCAAAAGGAAAAAGAACAGGAAATCTTCGTTCATCTGAATTACGATTCTTTAATGTTAGAATCGGCTCAGGGTAAAGGGGAAAAACTGGAAGCATTCGCCTCTCTAATGGAATGCAAGGATACGAAGGCGCTCGCCGATCTTACAAGAAAGAACCATTCTTCCCTGTTTGCGAACGCGGACCCTTCCGATTTTCTTGTTAAAATCAAATTAGAAATGAGCAAGGATACGATCTTATCCAAAAGCTGCAAAATCTAA
- the lsa14 gene encoding adhesin Lsa14, giving the protein MARFQLFSGPRIPIRVPILFLLLFVFQCTGVNILNSPVGSEEMNTNPTPAYGRPSLELWYKGGLIFHNESIPHTINGNVRNLERGESCSRSALALFAWGDSSIRNASRKANIQKIAHIEYEHTAILGIVYHSFCTIVTGESAAVPALKVKEEAKEKRIKQKTPTVTEIKPEGDKSDEEEDK; this is encoded by the coding sequence ATGGCTCGATTCCAACTATTTTCAGGTCCGAGGATTCCGATTCGAGTCCCGATCCTTTTTCTTCTATTGTTCGTTTTCCAATGCACCGGAGTCAACATACTCAATTCCCCGGTGGGATCGGAAGAGATGAACACCAATCCCACCCCGGCGTACGGAAGACCTTCCCTCGAACTTTGGTACAAGGGAGGATTGATCTTTCACAACGAATCCATTCCTCACACGATCAACGGAAACGTTCGAAACCTGGAACGCGGAGAATCCTGTTCTAGATCGGCGCTCGCTCTTTTCGCCTGGGGCGATTCCTCCATTCGAAACGCATCCCGCAAAGCGAATATTCAAAAAATTGCACATATCGAATACGAACACACGGCAATTTTAGGAATCGTCTATCATAGCTTTTGCACGATCGTAACGGGCGAATCCGCGGCGGTTCCGGCGCTGAAGGTTAAGGAAGAAGCGAAAGAAAAACGAATCAAACAAAAAACTCCGACCGTCACCGAAATCAAACCCGAAGGAGACAAATCGGACGAGGAGGAAGACAAATGA
- a CDS encoding Lnb N-terminal periplasmic domain-containing protein, with translation MAQESTTATHPRQETIDSYVQNAETKKLHSERYWLLLLHYRKSIFGNEKSEVDGQDFFLSTNGKWNAKDELAETIREFFRTPTPEEIEEKVLHPMCKYPERFRWLDSHLHFDKNILPPLPCTRFNNWIAALNPTSIQVIFASFYLNNPASLFGHNLLKIGSKNPNRSEILDYAVNFAANHSPEDGSLTYAARGLFGGYPGAFSLFPYYFKINEYNDMESRDLWEYELEIEESDARRVVSHVWELGATHFDYYFLDENCSYHLLSLLEIARSDLFLREEFNLYTIPTDTVKLILKKEGFIRKKSHRPSLSSRMEQKIRELSPKERTRFYDYISSKISLKDLLNEFESERLSRIFDAALDAKRFQKTLEKQSLDQEQEYKNLLMERSRLPFPPLPNQPPVFAPPEEGHGSGRIKLSRGASALGGFTDLSIRAAYHDFMNYDKGFVPFSTIEYFSMNLRQYDLQKNPHLEESSLIKVLSLVPVTPIQTPFSFLIDVGSDSSMIRSAYSPRNQIVFLPFLSDPTSLSVLHSVYEDKKEKRETATRVANFNTDATLGYSFSNGDRENSFSWVVSFQAGGKARGNGYYREGLLVAPQIAFFGAVAYQKWKFGLTAQYFAFSIYGYLDDFKVAPMFAYALSQNWEIRMEGKLQRYYEEFQVSAAFFF, from the coding sequence TTGGCGCAAGAGTCGACAACCGCAACACATCCTCGACAAGAAACGATCGATTCCTACGTTCAGAACGCGGAAACAAAAAAACTACATTCCGAACGCTATTGGCTCCTTCTGCTGCATTACCGCAAATCGATCTTCGGAAACGAAAAAAGCGAAGTCGACGGACAAGATTTTTTTCTTTCGACCAACGGCAAATGGAACGCCAAAGACGAACTCGCGGAAACCATTCGGGAATTTTTTAGAACGCCTACGCCGGAGGAAATCGAGGAAAAAGTATTACATCCGATGTGCAAATATCCGGAACGGTTTCGATGGTTGGATTCTCATTTGCATTTCGACAAAAACATACTCCCCCCTCTTCCGTGCACTCGATTCAACAACTGGATTGCAGCGTTGAATCCGACGTCGATTCAAGTAATCTTCGCTTCCTTTTACTTAAACAATCCCGCGTCCTTATTCGGACACAATCTCCTAAAAATCGGAAGCAAGAATCCCAATCGATCGGAGATCTTGGATTACGCGGTCAATTTTGCCGCGAATCATTCGCCGGAGGACGGAAGTCTAACGTATGCCGCACGAGGACTCTTCGGCGGTTATCCCGGCGCATTCAGCCTCTTTCCCTATTACTTTAAAATAAATGAATATAATGATATGGAAAGCAGGGATCTTTGGGAATATGAACTTGAAATCGAGGAATCGGACGCGAGAAGAGTCGTGTCTCATGTGTGGGAGTTAGGCGCGACCCACTTCGATTATTACTTCCTGGATGAGAATTGTTCGTATCACCTTCTTTCCTTGTTGGAAATCGCAAGAAGCGATCTGTTCCTACGAGAAGAATTCAATCTCTATACGATCCCCACCGATACGGTGAAGTTGATTCTCAAAAAGGAAGGTTTTATTCGGAAGAAAAGTCACAGACCTTCTCTTTCATCCAGGATGGAACAGAAAATCCGGGAACTATCCCCCAAGGAAAGGACGCGATTTTACGATTATATCTCTTCCAAAATCTCCCTTAAAGATTTGTTAAACGAATTCGAAAGTGAAAGACTGTCGCGGATCTTCGACGCGGCTTTGGACGCAAAACGATTCCAAAAGACGCTGGAAAAACAGAGCCTCGATCAAGAACAGGAATATAAGAATCTCCTAATGGAACGGAGCCGCCTGCCGTTCCCTCCGCTCCCGAATCAACCGCCCGTATTCGCTCCCCCCGAAGAAGGACATGGAAGTGGAAGAATCAAACTCAGCCGCGGAGCATCCGCGTTAGGCGGCTTTACGGATCTTTCGATCCGTGCGGCATATCACGATTTCATGAACTACGATAAGGGATTCGTTCCTTTTTCCACGATCGAATATTTTTCGATGAATCTGCGACAATACGACCTACAAAAAAATCCGCACTTAGAAGAATCAAGCCTAATCAAAGTTCTTTCCTTGGTTCCGGTAACTCCCATTCAAACGCCGTTTTCTTTTTTGATCGACGTGGGAAGCGATTCTTCCATGATCCGGTCCGCATATTCACCGAGAAATCAGATCGTATTTCTCCCTTTTTTATCGGACCCGACTTCTTTGAGCGTTCTCCATTCCGTATACGAAGACAAAAAAGAAAAACGGGAAACCGCTACCCGAGTTGCAAACTTCAACACGGACGCGACCCTAGGTTATTCTTTTTCGAACGGTGATCGGGAAAATTCGTTCTCTTGGGTTGTCTCGTTTCAGGCGGGAGGAAAGGCGAGAGGAAACGGCTATTACCGCGAAGGACTTTTGGTCGCTCCTCAGATCGCGTTTTTCGGAGCGGTCGCTTATCAAAAATGGAAGTTCGGTTTAACGGCTCAGTATTTCGCGTTCTCGATCTACGGTTACTTGGACGACTTCAAAGTCGCACCGATGTTCGCTTATGCGCTCTCCCAAAACTGGGAAATTCGAATGGAAGGAAAATTACAAAGATATTATGAAGAATTTCAGGTTTCCGCCGCGTTCTTTTTTTAA
- a CDS encoding TRL-like family protein, with amino-acid sequence MKRILNIQKIAILFCLAFAFSFAGCISTSEPAAVFSYNTQHLLSKTNGNMISSARILKKGESCAYAISLFYYSTSYRGPKNSVADIAKEFNIEKIAVVDYSSFSFLGPIFYKNCVVVWGE; translated from the coding sequence ATGAAACGGATTTTGAATATTCAAAAAATAGCGATTCTTTTCTGTCTCGCTTTCGCCTTCTCTTTCGCGGGATGTATTTCCACTTCGGAACCGGCCGCCGTTTTTTCCTATAATACGCAGCACCTTCTTTCCAAAACGAACGGAAACATGATTTCCTCCGCCAGAATTTTGAAAAAGGGAGAAAGTTGCGCCTATGCGATTTCCCTTTTTTATTACAGCACATCGTATCGGGGACCGAAAAACAGCGTCGCCGACATAGCGAAGGAATTCAACATCGAGAAAATCGCAGTCGTCGACTATTCTTCCTTCAGTTTTTTGGGCCCGATCTTTTACAAAAACTGCGTCGTAGTCTGGGGTGAATGA